The genomic DNA ACCTGCGCCGTTCGTCTGTTTTCATGTTTCTTGTCCAAGAAATGAAGAAACCGATCAATGTACGGGTAGTTGTACGCACATAACATTCCCACCCAAGTGGCCCAATGATCAAGCCTAAGAAATACAAGAGAAGTGATTTTAGCATCCTCTTTTCGATTCTGTGCACACTAATGAGCTTCCTTGTGCAtgttattgcgggcgacaaaaGGAGCCCGCGACCCTAATCTCTAAGTTctttattacgcatgcgtcacATGTATGTaaccagcattcgtttggacttccactaagaatgtatggaatgcactttgatcacgcgcgtttggaccttgtatcactcgtaatctggtCATGCGTGTTTTGACCATATGTTACGTGAAACTCACGCAAAGCACAAAAAGCTGGAGCagaagcgttttgaccttcgatcgttgtcgtcATCACTTTGTAACCCTTGGTTATTACTTGTTTATATATCTATGTGACATCATCGACGCGACGTCCGTCTTCCTTTTCACCAAAAACATATCAACCTTCAAACAAGGGTTCATGTGGTCCCTGCTATACAACTCAAATCATAAAAAGGCAAATAAGCGAAGTAACTGGCTTAGGTCAAAGTGCAGAATTTACAGTACGTTTCTCTAAACCAGTTAAAGCTCAGTGGAAGGTGAAATCAAGGGGAGACAAAATCTGAAAGGGAAAATCAAAAGTAAATAGCAACACTAGCTTCTTACGTTGATCTGTAGACCCAGTATTGTAAGTTGCCTCTAACGTTCAATATGAACTGGAATGGCCAGAATACCACATAGGGAGCTCCAGGAATGTCGAATATTAAGGCGTTGACCACCAGATAGACGGCAAATTTAGCAGCCATGAAATAGCGATTCTGAAAATAACAGTAGGTTAAAAATAACATGATTTAGTTGAAGCTTTATCTCTCGCTTTCATATTCTCATACATTTATAATATACAGAGATAACATCTTCCTCGCCCTTAAGACGTACAATCAGTTTGGGTTAGTTATTTAATTCAGGATTAGTTTTTGACAATACCTTCAACTATGATAAAAGGTGTTGTAGGACCTGTTCAACGTAAATGATTACAAGGCAAATTTTGACGCACTATTCCGAACTCTAAGGGGcagaatttaaaattattataacaGCTTTAGAAATTCAAAGTTAGAATGCTATTCTTGACTAGTAAACTACGAGTAGAGTCCCGCGGGAAACTGCCACCCGCGAGGTGAGGAGATATACTAAGGGACGCTTGCTCTAGAATTTTGCTTGATCTATACTGTAACCTTGAgtagaagcatataaccccatGCTTCTGTCTTGAGAAAAGAATTACGATCCACTCGTGCTCTAGATGTCTTGAAATGTGTACGTGCGTGtatgtaccgtatttattcgatttagcgcccagcctcgaataagcgcccaccctctACTAAAGGGCCCCCACCAAACTGTCGCCAATGAGATTGAAATAGCTAAGTTCCACTAAGAGACTTTCTGAAGACCAAGTAGTTTTCttagtattttacagaaactttCAATGAATAGTTATAATTCTGCTTTGAAACATCTTCacgttttgttgcaaaataaaattacttttgCCGAAAATTTAAGAAGTGCCCAttcagcctcgtccccagggctttccctttccattttttaacggaaaagccctggggacgaggttggcgcCCTTTTCTCAAGGTCCAAACGTTTCAAGGCGCCCAGGGCGCTTGATCGAATAGATACGACATGTGTACTTTCATGATTTTGAGGAGAAATTATGTGACTAGAACAATAAATCTAAAAACGAGAGAGATATTGTAAGAAATTATTATTCCACCTACTTGTAGCGTCGTTTTGGACTTGAAAGGGTCAACATTTTTAGTGGATGTTACCGCTACACTGTAATCATGCCAGAAAATTATTTACCTCGTTGCGTGACTTGAACACTGCCAACATGACGTAAACTGTGATAAACCAATAGGTGTGCATAGCACACACGTAATACCGGACAAACTCGTTTCTAGTGACTGCCATCACCATGACAACAAGGAAGTTAAGACGGAACATCATTCGTAGTAGACGGAAAAGTGAGTAGTCTTTCTTTATCCAGAAGTAGGAAAAGTTGCCTagcaaggaaataaaaaaatctctttGGTAACGTCTGTAAggcggacacctagagttggtccttgCCCCAGGAGGGGTACTCACAAATGTTTACACgaggaggctccgccccgagggccaaccccttacccttttatatatcaTTTTTCAAGAAAAGGTACCCCATTTGTATACCTTctactgacaaatggtacccctttcacatacctagtttagaactttgcatcccttttaactgctgtaaatgcactgtctttttaatagcaatcaatcacaaaaaaaagttttcccCACTTTATAGacccataaaattcatctgttagcccttttgcaATTGAGctctttcacagacccaaatgacagatttccctacccctGTATATACTTCAACCAGTGAAATCtgtaccctttcatatacctgaagcctgaaaaagatactcCTTTcgagcggagcctccccgtataggtcaTCATAGAGAGTACCCCCCTGGGGGTCCTTGCCTTTCTTTACCCCCTTTATTTGaccctctataagacggacatctctttAAGACGTACAGTTAGTGCCGATCTACAAGGTGTATAGAGAGTTGACTATATAACGGATACCGGGTGTTGTATCGTTTCCATATCCAAAAGACTAATCTTTACGGTCCTTTATTAGGCCAAAGAAAATACACAAGTTTGTAATTGtttatcaaattattttttaaggTTAAGGAAATATCTCAGTTTTCTTACCAAATCCTGTCATCCAAACATAAGCAGCGATATAGCATCTGATGGAATTAAACACCTCGTGGGCATCGAAATAGTGATACCAAACAAACTGAACctgaaaacaaatgaaacaatccaaaattaaaaaattaaaaatagagTTAATGAAAAGCGAATTTTAATGAATGCATCTGGCCTCATTTGTGGGTCTTATATATAAACCTTTTTTAGTTTTGGCAAGATATCAAAATAATGTTCTTCAGTCGGCTTGCATGTTACAAATTGTAGCTGGTTACGATTCCTATCTGCAAATCCTAGCTAAAAACAGAGAACAAGAAAGTTTCTCACTGCAGGAAAAACAAAAGACGTAACTGCAACGGAGCAGTAAAGGGAAGCAAAACAGGGGCTAAACCAAAACTAAGAGCGCGGAGTCGGTGCGCGGTTCCTTGAAAGAACGGTTAATTTTAACCCCAGGGTTGCTGTTAAGTCAAATTTCAGGAAGCAAAGTTTTCTTGCCTGGGAACGTGCAACTTGCGCTTATAAAGTATTTTCGAGCCTCTAATTCTGGTTCCAATTATAATAACACAAAATTATATTCTGAAAAATGTAAAGGAAGGCCTTAAAGGAAGGGCTGACGTTCGGCCCTGTCTGATCCTCGATGTTGACGCCAAAAGTCAACGGTAGCGATTGAAGTTACGCTCGCTAACGTGTGCCAGACAGATATATAGGGCCAGGGACCGCGGAACagggtgaaaagtgggagggctgacaattgaaaataattttttcatattgaaaatcgaaaaaaggaataaaatcatagtatgtGATTTTccaaaagtgggggcgggggcgcaaaaaagtggtggggccgcggccctaccagctcctccccctccgcggtccctgagggtgtgttcctttcggtgaatccaaaaacggattttagatctaagaacggatttcgcgttcctttcggcaaatccaaatccggatttttgatctggtgaatcctttttgaaaaaggattcattggactggaaatccgaagaatccaaatccagattaacgGATTAGTGATCTACGCAGTTCCATCCACAGTGGAtccgaaattagtcagatgatccagcggtatttctagttgaagtattcccatagaggccgtagagtttcctcgttgctgtcatttgccacaaaacatctgaaaacattagaagattgttcctggtactttaaaatatccatatactaaccatttgtctctaaagattgcttgaaatcagaaataagtagtaacaaatgaactgctatctaactacaaactcgcttgtagacGCGACAGGCACTCGATCGTGTTACGTAAAAAAATCTGAGCTATGGAACTGGATCAAACTGGCCGACATCctttagataattttcaatttttgatgtgcttctttctttgtctgttttgtatgttccatcgtcgctattcgaactgccgaccgctaaattctgcacggtataatcgcataatttgtcaaacTGTAGAAACacgtcattttttgagaggctgtcgtgcataattgcacgcgttggcgaaaggttaccaaggttacaaatccaatttcggatttcacgttcctttcgaccgcgaaatctggtaaatctaggatcaaaaatccgtttttggattcgccgaaTAGACACACAACTGGGTACGACTATACGCTGAGTCTCTGTCGATAGCGGCAGGCTCACCCAAGAATTTCGGTGCAACGCTGCTGTGATATCAGTTTGAAAAAGGTTTCGTTTCTGGCCCCAATGAGAGATTCATTTCCGTAACTGTACCTGCATCCATCCTTTCCATTCTTCTGTCTGATCTCTGTTGACAAGTTTTTCGGGTGTCTTGCGAGTTGTGTAAACTGCAGCTACGATCACCAACAAAGCGAAGAGGAACACAAATATGTCTCTTGAGTACTGTTTGTTTGTCTTCGGCCTAGAATAAAAGTTTGTAAATTTTAGGTTGGGTTTGGTGACTGGACCCGTTTCCTTGAGCGGTATGAAAATGTAACTTTTCCTTTATTGAGTTAGTAAAGCCGGTGAGGCATCACactaactgtaaaaaaaatacatattattAACTGGCgttcatccagaccctgagatagggggaaggggggagtgGGGGacggtctcaaaaaaaattttttcggtcCTTCGGggctcagtttggtctaaaaataatggGGAGGGGCCCCCCGGGCCCTtcccctagatctgccactgTCGTGTTTCGGATTTTAGCACATGTCATGATGAATTGTCTCTTAATTAACTCTTATATCCTGTAATTTGAGATTCTTACCATACATGCTGATAATCACACAGCCAAAAGTAAAGCATGATGGCTCCGAAGATGACAGCTTTGGTTAAAAACTCTTCAAATGATGGCTGATCAGGATCAGTTTCTAGAAGTTTTTCAAATACACTTCTCGTGCCAGTGCTCTCTTCCGTCGCGTCCCCTCGGCCAAAACGTGATACCGaggctaaaataaaaaaaagtaagcaACAACAGCTGAGTTTATATACTCTATGGAAATAGGGAAGGAAAAAGTTTCTGCTGAGTCTTTTTCAGTGCACTATGTGAAACAAAAACGAGAGAAACCCTACGAAAAAAGTTGGGAAAATCAGCCAAGAAATGAAGGAAAAACTGAGAGGCAAACACAAGTATTCGAAAAAATACTGAGGcagcaaagcaaaaaaaaaaattacaaattaatgtaTTATAATTAATGTAAATTTGTTAAGGTAAACTTTTCTGTGCAGAGAGAAGTAGGACAGAACGGTTAATTTAGAATAGCATACACATCTGTGAGTGTCATTCATCCAATTTGAACAGGTTGTTAGTATATGAAAAAAGGCGTTTTACTTACGTTCATGCTTGGTAACTGGATATAAAGATATTAACACATTGTCCTTttctaaagaaacaaaagacaaaatattttatttttaatgataaGGAATGGAGTAAAGAAAGCACCTTTctttgctggtttgcacgtgacgtacGTCATGGCCACCATGTTGGAGATCAAGGATAAAGGCATTCCTCTCCTCCAGGATCTTAACTCCACTTTCATGCAAAGCGTTTATTAAAGTATTTATTGTATTGAACATCAACATGACCGCCTTGTCACGTgcttgcaaaccaagaatagtTAGAGCATAGGTGTCACGAGCTCCTACACTGTGTAGGACTGCCAAATAAAAGAGCTCACACGTGATCGATCTCTGTAGCCTTATTGGCCAGTGCTTCTCTGATCCAGGATATACAATTGAATATACATTTTaacccaacctcgttcccaggcttCTCTCTTACCCCTTCCTCTCTTGCTCCGTAGGGACCAGAGaaagagaaccctgggaacgaggttgattttAACGGAAATGACAGTTGCACAAATTTTTCTCTTCTAAAGAAAGTTCCGAACTCTACCCATGCCGTTACCTACTAATGCAAgtaagcgattttctttgagTCGCAGTAGATCGAGAGCACGCGTAAGGAACTCcagctctctctctctctctctttccgCCTCGATCTCTCCTTCTtacattattttactttttcaatCACCGCGCTTGGCCCGGCTGAGGAAAAAGGGTCGACCGCTCGTGGTTTTGTACTATGCGAAACAGTAAGgttttaaattataaaatacaatttttttcccaggttGGTTGATTTCACAAATATCCTGCAAACAAACATGAATagagaaaatattttcaaaaataaatggatAAACAAAGGTAAAAACATTTGACCACAGAAGTAACCTTGGAAAAATACTTCTTGCCCAGATCAAATGAATTAATACACGTTATCCACACCCGGTCTCCGCTCAGAGAAGTCTCATAAAAGTCTTAAATGTTTGCAATTGGCCCCTGTACGCCTCTACCTTCACCTTTCGTTGCTGTTTCTACTTCGTCCCCTTCTTTTTTGGTGCCGTATTTATCACGCCACATGGAAATGTAACGTTTGCACTTCAGACAAGACCAAATAAGAATCACCGATAACCAAAGGATGAACAGCGCCTTTTGATGAAGGGTGACTGGTCGCGTTGGTGGAAGCCTGGGAAGGAAAGCGCTTGGTTAATATAATTCCGTTATGAAACTTACCAGACCTGGTTTTTCTCACTGTTTGTCCAAACCGTGATCTGACCGGTTTGCCATTgttaatggtaaacaaccacACGCTACCAGCTGTATTTTACACATGCGCACAGCAATATCAACCAGACAGAAGCAGCCATGTGCAGCCCATTCTTTTTCCAAAAGCCACCCAACGACGGGCGCTGGGGACGAGAGTCTGTGCAACCATGCACTGCCTGGGTTATACGGCTGTCTTCATGCGTAAAGTACTGGCCATACCTCAGAGTTGGTAGTGCCGGCTTCCTTGCGGAATTTGGTGTTATTTCCGGTCAAATTTGATATATTGTTACTCTATGCAACACTTCGGCTGGAAAGTTTTTTCAGCACGTCATTGTAAGCTTTTTGTTTCATCCTGCAAAAGAGCCTTTGACGAACAGTTCGTTTTCCTTTATTCGGCTTTTAGGTGCGCCAGAAGCAGATTCAGATTCAGTTTCAGGGCCTTAAGCAGCCTCATCTCTTGGCGCCTCGTACACAGTATAGATTATAGCGTTATTTGAGCAAGCGAAATATACGCGAGCGCGGGAAGGAGAGAAAATGCTTTCCTCCCTCCCCATATCACCTTCCTCCCGGGTGACAATTTTCACGCGCGCACTCGTATTACGCTCGCATTTCTATTCCTGAGGAAAATGAGCGACCACTTATAGTCTACCTACGTGTGACGGAGGATTGTGTGACGGCACAAAAAGAACTTCTGCACAGGTGGGTAAACAGGCGTTCATGATTTTCAAAATAATCTGGCGTGCCTGCCTCTCGCTCCACGTTCCCCTCGCTCTTGCATTAGCTCTCCTGAAAATCGCTAACAAATAACGCAATAACGCCTATCCGGCAAGCTACTGTGTGTGTGATGGCGGGGGAGGGTAGAAGAGGCAAGAGTAGTTAAGGCGGGATGGTGTTAAATACCTGCCAAGAGTTTGAATAGAGTTTAGGTAAATGTTACGTTCCTCGTATTTAATGGCTGGAGCATCCTTGTAGATAGCACCTCCCATTTTATTCCTGGTGTTTGTTTAAGGGAATTGTGGCTGCAGGATAAGGAAAACAAATCAACAATATAAATAAGACggaaaaagaaagataaaaaaataagaaggtaaaaagaaaaaaagaaagagaaaagaaccTAGGAGAGCACGGTGGGTTTCTCCCTTTACCCGAAACCTTTCCAAATCAGCCTGCTTAGAAAGCGTTTCCGAGCGGGATATTCCTCTTTTTTGCTCCCGTCCCAACTTTAATTCTTGATCAACtggcgcggaaacgcttgctacccAGGCTATTTTCAAATTCAATGATCGGGTATTTGAGGAACCCAGAAATGTCGATTGACAAATTGTTACATGCTAATAAACGTCGCAGAGAAGAATCAATAATTTGTCTTTTCAACTGAGTTTGCTTGTGGTTTTGTATCTTGTTACGGCTATCAAGACCAAAAGTGGACGAATTTAGCTCATACTTCCGCGCTTAAAAGTCAGCTATGTGGGAAACAAATAGGTCGGTATATGTTATTTTCCaaatagataaatgaaaaaaagaacaaaacttcAGTTGTTGGTGTGACCGTGAAATCCCCGTAGCTCAGTGGCACAGCTCTCAAAGGTTTATATAACAAAGGCTATTAATACAATACAAATGACCTTGCTCTTAGGAAATCAATGACTTGGTATTTTAGTCCTATTTTGGTAATTATTATgcatttaaaggtcaaaacaaaaggaattaTACAGTTGCTTCCTATGATAAATAAACTGatcttttaaaatattctttatTTGGCAAAATGTTTACGGATAAGTCACTAGGCCAAGACATATCAATGCAGGTACGAGCCACATTCCATTTCGCCCACATGGGAGATAGTTTGCCCATTCTTTTAAACAGCTCTTCATGTATGGAAAAGCGAGAGATTTTTCGAAATGCCCTAAGAACATAGTGACGGATCTGTTTCCCCTTGCGAGTTAAATAAACAAGAAGGCTGTAAGGTGTAACAGAGTGGGAACGAATTTGTTAGTTGCTCTGGGGCGTAGCGACCTCAGGTGAACCAACAGGTGGTAGGATCGCATCAGATCACTCAAGCGTTCAATAGCTTTTCATgtaattttcaaatttcaatcgCAGTCACAACAAATGATAACTAGTAATTAGCCTAGTAAATGAAGCAAAACGAATTTTGTTATTTCAGTAACTGAAAGGAATGCACAGCAAGACGACTTAGACCGGACGAAAATGCAATGAACTGATGACTCACCTATTCACTGAGAGACGTTAGAACGCTTCTTGGGAAAGAAAACAGACCAGCAGAGAACTATGAAGCGCTGCTTTCCGCCCTCTTAAACTTGTCTAAAGAGATCACAGAAGCTCAAcgccccaattttttttccatacgGAATTCAAGACCTCACAAGGGTCTTGTGTTCTTTCGGGTCCGTTAAGACGCCCTCTAACCTTGAAGTTTTATGTCACCCTCGCAATGACATCACTATCAATGATTTTTAATTGATCAAAGACTGCTACTAAAATGATTAAGTTCCCAGAGATGAGGTTTTGCGGGGACGCCGCGCACAAGAGAGATTTCTATCGGTGACAAATTAAAAATCACATACATTTAGTCAATCGGCTTTCCGACTGTTTGCCTAACTTTTTTGAACTGTGATGTGATCTCTACAATATACCAGGATCCatttttttcaacaacaacaaaaacaatgtatgtataaagaaatataaagtttacaatactttatgtcccgcaaatagctataatgctaatctaggcagggcAAGACTTAAATAAAGACGTTATCAAATTAcctgagaaaaaagaaaagaaaagaaatacaataacatacagaaagaaacaccttacatatAAATTCGAGTACAGGGGACTTTTTTATTTGACAAAGACTAAAATCACAGCTGGAGGTATAAACAACATATCAGGTTAACATCATAAAATACtctattaaataattaacattcaaataattatcttcattaccTAGAACGTTAAGGAgtagtgatttaatttttttacgaaagtTAGATATGTTGAGAGTCTTAACAGTTATTGAAATTACATTGTTATTGAAatgtatttattcgattaaccgccctgggcgcttattaaatttttggaccttgagggtggacgcttattcgaggtgggcgcttattacaaTTGCACCATTTTCAgaaagtgtagtatgtttattttgcaacaaaacaataaatgctaataacaaaacgcaaagatgtaacaaagcaaggttcctGTAAACTACTCTGacgaaaactccgtcttcggggaatAGTACTTATTCAAGTTTTTTAGGAGCGGGGGGCACTAGGAGCGGGAAGCGGGGTGAGGGTCGGCGCTCATTTGAGTTTGAGtgtgagggggagggggtggggtggtggtgggcgcttgttcgaggctgggcacttattaactttttctgccttttggatgggcgcttattcgaggtgcgTGCTaattaatctcgtacccagatctccaacttttcagtgtaaaacaagagtgagatctgggtcgAGATTAggtgctaattcgaggttgggcgcttattcgagtaagggtatgaatatatgaaaatcatatatgtgaactgcggagtgaacaaattattaatatttgaaggaagatcatcgcagttatataaGCAACCTATGCAGTTGCGGaaagaaaacctgaaaaaaattcagcctTGTACAGGATtcaaacccttgacctctgcgataccggggCAGCGCTCTAtcaattaagctaacaagccaagTGGGAGCAGGTCGTTAAATTGGTTCGTAATAAACCCGTGAgacgatgatgatgaaattatgaatatatgaaaatcatatatgtgatctgcggagtgaagaattatttgaaggaagatcattTCAGTTATATAcacaacttatgcagttgcgaaaaggaagcctgaaaaaaaatttcaggcttgtacgggattcaaacccttgacctctgcgagactggtgcagcgctctaccaattaatTAAGCCATAGGGAACCCACGCTCTTATTTGTAAACTACAAATGGAAATTCAATAAGAGATAAAATCGtacctgttttgttttattcttgaatctgctgtGGTGCGAAGTGAATTGGAAGTTGTTTTTAACGATGCGAAAgaccttcccctccccttccgccctctttaattttttggttcTCGTTTCATTGCTCGCGCGGTTAAAACCGAAAATCCGCTTCCACGGTCTTTTTTCGCtctacgcttgctacgcaggcatTTTGAAGCGTCGACTTGAAGACAGTTTTCGCATCGTAAAAAACTTCCATTTCACTTCGAACCACAACAGAttcaagaataaaacaaaacaggtaagattttatctcttatttaatttccatttgcagtttacaaataagagCGTGCATGGGTTCCCTATGATtattaagctaacaagccaactagGAGAAGGTCTTTAACGGGTCTtgataaaaaatgctttttcagaaaaaagtgaaacaaaaaaattacaggACCTGCCACTTTTATGTCGCAGACTCGTTCTGAAAGCGAGgccgatttcccgccaaatttcCCTACATTTTGTGTTTGATGCGCGGTCTTTCGAATTCGCGTGCATATGGTGTTCGACTGTTGAACATGTCGAACATGGAGAATTTCCTGGGAATGTTAAGCGAGCAACTTGGTGCAAAAATCTCAATCAACACGACGGTTTTGAACCCCACGTATCCGCTCAAGTTTGAAAGGTTTGGCGACGGAAAACTCGAAGACGACGCCGAGTTCCAATCGCACGTCAAAGAGCTATCGACACAGGGCCACGATGTCGCGATAGAATTTGCTTCAGATAAACGCTTCTACTCGAGCTCAAAGATTTACAAGGCAGAAAAGATGGCTAGAAAGGCATATGTTGAGGATGATCCTGTTGCTGCTGTTAGGAAAGCGTTGAAAATATCGCCTTATTGCCCCGAAGCTTACAACGTAATGGCGCAGTTCCAAGCTAACACCTATGAAGAAGCGCTTGGTAAGGATGCTTCATTTCGTCTACTGTGTGTTTTTAATTtcacaaaaaatgtaaatttttccagtctgtgaatttttattttgtcttagCTAAAATAATGCAGGGTCTACTTCGTGATGAAACGATTGTAGGCTTGCTATATATTGCAACTAAAGTCATGGTGTGTGCCGAGGTCGACTGCAATCTGATAACTCCACTCTGAATTCCGGTCATGCATATTTCTCATGTGTCGGAACGCATAACACAATGGGCAATTTTCTCGTGTGCCATTGACGTGCAGAGTGTGGCCTAAAATtgtacaggggcggatccagaaatTTCAGAAAGGGGTGGCCTTTTTACtacttattcttcaaaaataataCGAAATTTCCCAGAAAAGTGGCTGGCCGTGGTCCCTTTGGCCAACCCTAAATCTGCCCATGTTGCAGCTTTAATTTTCGCATCCACCACTTCACCTTAATTACTCATaactttcattaaaaaaatgatcTTTCAACTCACCCCGTGAGCCCTTTTATTTAGGCAGATTCTTTACAGATGTATGTCACTCTCTACAGATGAATATTTTCCAGTCAGTACCTTATGGTTTGGAAAATGGTCAAGTGTCTAATATCAAAAATATCTTTCTCGAAATCAGAGTTTTACAACAAGGCTGTGGAACTAGCACCAAATGTAAGTGCTGAGTTTGAGCAAGAGTTACCAAAGCGGAGAGCTTGGTCTTTAAATCACCTGCGAAGTTACTTTCGAGCAGTGCATGGCCAAGCTAATACCTTACGTAAGATGGGGCGGTATGAAGAATCTCTTGAAAAGTATCTGCAACTGGAAAAGCTGGACCCAGCATTCTACAGGTATACtagttaattaatttttttttatttttaagataattattatttttagctTCATAGTAAtcaggttctttttttttttcaattttacagATTTAAACAGC from Porites lutea chromosome 6, jaPorLute2.1, whole genome shotgun sequence includes the following:
- the LOC140941539 gene encoding uncharacterized protein gives rise to the protein MGGAIYKDAPAIKYEERNIYLNSIQTLGRLPPTRPVTLHQKALFILWLSVILIWSCLKCKRYISMWRDKYGTKKEGDEVETATKEKDNVLISLYPVTKHEPSVSRFGRGDATEESTGTRSVFEKLLETDPDQPSFEEFLTKAVIFGAIMLYFWLCDYQHVWPKTNKQYSRDIFVFLFALLVIVAAVYTTRKTPEKLVNRDQTEEWKGWMQVQFVWYHYFDAHEVFNSIRCYIAAYVWMTGFGNFSYFWIKKDYSLFRLLRMMFRLNFLVVMVMAVTRNEFVRYYVCAMHTYWFITVYVMLAVFKSRNENRYFMAAKFAVYLVVNALIFDIPGAPYVVFWPFQFILNVRGNLQYWVYRSTLDHWATWVGMLCAYNYPYIDRFLHFLDKKHENRRTAQVAILLKIWITVALFGVLVMWFHFVLMQEREYYKIIHPYTSWIAILIYLWFRNLHPSFRSHYLGLFSWLGKITLETYLSQIHIYMIGNAQKILIYLPRYPMLNFMLATVIYVAVSYVLFHQTLFFNTYIFPKNMAIICKNLIVGTVWLGLCYLLSFIFNIVGIW